The Chitinophaga parva genomic sequence TGTGTGGGTTCTGTTGCGGATCGGCAGCCAGGTTCCATTCCAGTACCGTGCGGGCCCAGTTCCGCGATGCGCCGATGGTCAGCAGGCGGATATGTTCATCGAGGTCACGTTTCAGGTGGCCCGGTGCGCCTATCCACTGTTCGGTGAAATAGAGGTTTTTATTGGGGAATGCATTATGCACTTCGCTCATGGCCTCTATTTTACCGCCGTACAGATGAAATGCGCTGCCATCAATGTATTTAGCCGCGTCCGGGTCTTTGAGGATGCTGATCGGGTAGTCCGGGCGGTCGCAGTTGTGATCGTAGATAATGATCTTCGTTTGCAGGCCTGCCTTTTCAAAAGCAGGCCCCAGGGCGGTTTTTACGAAAATGGCCTGGTCTTCCGGCAGCATTTTCATGCTGGGGTTATTGCCGGGGTGCAGGGGCTCATTTTGTACCGTGATGGCATCAACAGGAATATGCAGCTGCTGCATTACCTGTATAAATTTCACCAGGTAGCGGGCGTACACCTGGTAGTACTGCGGTTGCAGGCTTCCGCCGCGGGTATCGCCATTATCCTTCATCCACACGGGGGCGCTCCAGGGAGAGCCCAGGATCTTCAATGATGGGTTTATTTTAAGGATCTGTTGCAGCACCGGTACCACACTGGTGGCATCCGGTCCCAGGTTAAAGTGGGCCAGGGCCGTATCCGTTTGCCCTGCGGGCATATCGTCATAAGAAAAAGCATGATCATTCATGTCCGACGCGGCAATGCTGATGCGCAGGTAGCTCATATTCAGCTGGTCTGGCTGGTGGCCAAACAGCTCCTGGAGCAGCTTTGCGCGGGAGGCGGCATCCATCTTCATGATCAGTTGTGCACTGCCCCCGGTGAGGGTGCAGCCAAAACCGTCCATCGACTGGTAGGTTTCCTGACTGTTAATGTGAATGGTGCTGGCGCCGGTTGCGGCACTGGTAAATGCGATGTCTGCCTGTTTTTCCAGGCGGGCGGTGGCATCCGGGTCTGTAAGCCAGTTAGCCACGCCGTGCAGGTTTCCGTTCGTATTGCGGGTGCTTTTGCAGGCCACCATGCCTGCAAAAGCTATCCCGCATGCCATCAGGCGATAATAAGTGCTCTTCATTTCTTTCTACGCAAAAAAGTCAATATCAATAAATAAAGGTGGTCATGGAATGGGCCAGGGACTTGGTTTCCGCGGCTTTGCCATTTACCCACAGGAAGAAGGGTACTTCTTCATCGCTGCGGTTCATTACTTCCACTACGGTCTTACCATCCGGGTTTACAAACGCGGTGGCTTCCAGTTTGCTGCGGCTGGGCGTAGCAGCTACACGCTGCGCGCCGGGACGCACAAATTTGGAGAAGTGACCGATGTAGTAAAATGCATTGCTGTAATACAGTTTGCCATCCTTGGCGTGCACGGGGGCCATGCAGTAGTTGCCCACGTGGTTGGGGCCGCCCTGTTCATCCAGCAGGATGTTCCAGTCTGTCCAGCCGGAAGTACCGTTGTTAAAATCGGAGATCATATTCTGGCCATACACTTCACCATACTGCCAGTCGCTCACTTTATCCCAGTTGAATTTTTCTATACAACCTTCGGTAAACATGAGGGCTTTGCCCGGGAATGCTTCGTGCACGCGGGCCACGTTGTCCAGCATGCGGAGGCCGCCGGACCAGTTCTCATACCAGTGGAAAGCAATGCCCCACACGTATTTGGCCGCGGCCGGATCATTCAGTACGGCGGACGCACGTTGGTAGATCAGGTCACGGTTATGATCCCAGGCCATCAGCTTTTTGCCGCCAAAACCGGCTTTTGCCAGCGTGGGGCCCAGGTAATATTTGATGAAATCCCGTTCTTCTTCACCGGTGAAAATGCAGGACTCCCATTTCTGGGTGGCCATGGGTTCATTCTGCACGGAAAGGCCCCAGATGGGAATGCCTTCTTTCTCGTATGCTTTGATGAATTTGATGTAGTGGTTAGCCCACACCTGGCGGTACTGGGGCAGCAGCTTACCACCCTGCAGTACGTTGTTGTTGCTCTTCATCCAGCCCAGGGGAGACCAGGGTGTGGCAAAGACATCCAGCTTGCCCCCGGCCGTTTTCATAGCGGCTTTGATCAGGGGAATGCGGTACTGGCGGTCGTGATCAATGCTAAAGGTTTTCAGCGCGGTATCGCCATCCTGTACGTAGGCGTAAGAGCTGCTGGAGAAGTCGCTGCTGCCAATAGTGGTGCGCACCAGGGTGTAGCCAATGCCGTCTTTCTTGTCGTAGTAAGCCTTGAGCAGTTCCTGCTGCTCCGCTGCACCGAGTTTGCCAAATACTTCTGCAGATGCATCGGTAATGGCGCCACCAAAGCCTGTGATCTTCTGGAAGCGGTGGGTAGGATCTACAAACACACATACCTGCGTTTCCAGGGGCTGGGCCATGGGCGCAAAGTGCAGGGTGTCTGTGGGGGTAATGCGTAAAGTAGTATTGGCGGCGGTTTTGTAAACAATGATGCTACGTTTTTCTACAGGCAGGGAATTACGTTGCTGTTGCGCCTGCGCGGTGAGCAGCACACTGCAGCCGGCAATGACGCCATACCATTTGGTAAACTTCATGGTGAAATGCTTTTAGGTGAGATAAGTGTTTTTTACGTGGAAAATGAATGCGGTACAAAGTACAGGATTCATTGCCAAAAAGAAAGCAAAGGGCCTTTGTAAAAAATACTTTTCGGCGAAAACGTTGTAGCAGTAAAAGTGTACGCTTTACGTTTGCCGGTTCCCGTTATAAAGTACACAGGGGCCGGGCTTTGCGGCCGGGCCCCTGTGGTAAGATGCTATTAGTAGCCCGGGTTTTGTACCAGTTTCGGGTTCAGGTCTATCTGTTGTTGAGGGATGGGCATCAGCAGGCGGTAGTCAGGTACGCTGTAACCCAGGGAGGTGCCATTACCATCTTTCTGGGCCTGCATTACTTCCTGTGCCTTGCCGGTGCGCAGAAGGTCAAACCAGCGGATGCCTTCAAA encodes the following:
- a CDS encoding glycoside hydrolase family 30 protein encodes the protein MKSTYYRLMACGIAFAGMVACKSTRNTNGNLHGVANWLTDPDATARLEKQADIAFTSAATGASTIHINSQETYQSMDGFGCTLTGGSAQLIMKMDAASRAKLLQELFGHQPDQLNMSYLRISIAASDMNDHAFSYDDMPAGQTDTALAHFNLGPDATSVVPVLQQILKINPSLKILGSPWSAPVWMKDNGDTRGGSLQPQYYQVYARYLVKFIQVMQQLHIPVDAITVQNEPLHPGNNPSMKMLPEDQAIFVKTALGPAFEKAGLQTKIIIYDHNCDRPDYPISILKDPDAAKYIDGSAFHLYGGKIEAMSEVHNAFPNKNLYFTEQWIGAPGHLKRDLDEHIRLLTIGASRNWARTVLEWNLAADPQQNPHTDRGGCNGCLGAITLDSNAVVRNPAYYIIGHASKFALPGSVRIGSTSDEQLPNVAFRRKDGRTVLIVLNHSTQAQDFSVDIDNNKHFTAHLNAGAVATYVW
- a CDS encoding glycoside hydrolase family 30 protein codes for the protein MKFTKWYGVIAGCSVLLTAQAQQQRNSLPVEKRSIIVYKTAANTTLRITPTDTLHFAPMAQPLETQVCVFVDPTHRFQKITGFGGAITDASAEVFGKLGAAEQQELLKAYYDKKDGIGYTLVRTTIGSSDFSSSSYAYVQDGDTALKTFSIDHDRQYRIPLIKAAMKTAGGKLDVFATPWSPLGWMKSNNNVLQGGKLLPQYRQVWANHYIKFIKAYEKEGIPIWGLSVQNEPMATQKWESCIFTGEEERDFIKYYLGPTLAKAGFGGKKLMAWDHNRDLIYQRASAVLNDPAAAKYVWGIAFHWYENWSGGLRMLDNVARVHEAFPGKALMFTEGCIEKFNWDKVSDWQYGEVYGQNMISDFNNGTSGWTDWNILLDEQGGPNHVGNYCMAPVHAKDGKLYYSNAFYYIGHFSKFVRPGAQRVAATPSRSKLEATAFVNPDGKTVVEVMNRSDEEVPFFLWVNGKAAETKSLAHSMTTFIY